One uncultured Jannaschia sp. DNA segment encodes these proteins:
- a CDS encoding substrate-binding domain-containing protein, whose translation MINRRTFARTASAGLTAAVLALAAPASAQDNGELVYMTPGLDLAFWRYVSEGVKSVAEENGYGFSALDSTNDPQTQLQNAQDAIARGVAGIVLSPTDSSTAPAVLQLAQDNDIPVVIADIGTDSGEFVSVIGSNNYEGANGVGEALAAAMTEAGKTDATVGIVGISQARLNGQARTKGFKDALTAAGIEGDAGLQQMQAYTADETFKFTQDMITSNPGMGAMFVQTDGPTLGALRAIKAARMDGDVLVAAFDGIPEFVPLLQSGELVVSGMQQPYLMGVRSAEAMVEHLGGGTPEKEITVPILIVTSENIEEMLPTIKETVFANEIE comes from the coding sequence ATGATCAACCGCAGAACCTTTGCGAGAACCGCATCCGCCGGCCTGACCGCAGCCGTCCTGGCGCTGGCCGCCCCGGCCAGCGCGCAGGACAACGGAGAGCTGGTCTACATGACGCCCGGCCTCGACCTCGCCTTCTGGCGCTACGTGTCCGAGGGCGTGAAATCCGTCGCCGAGGAGAACGGCTACGGCTTCTCGGCGCTCGACAGCACCAACGACCCGCAGACCCAGCTACAGAACGCGCAGGACGCGATCGCGCGCGGGGTCGCGGGCATCGTGCTCTCGCCCACCGACAGCTCGACCGCGCCGGCCGTGCTGCAACTGGCGCAGGACAACGACATCCCCGTCGTCATCGCCGATATCGGCACCGATAGCGGCGAATTCGTCTCGGTCATCGGGTCGAACAACTACGAGGGCGCAAATGGCGTCGGCGAAGCACTCGCCGCGGCCATGACGGAGGCCGGCAAGACCGACGCGACCGTCGGCATTGTCGGCATCAGCCAGGCCCGCCTCAACGGGCAGGCCCGCACGAAGGGCTTCAAGGACGCGCTGACGGCGGCGGGGATCGAGGGCGACGCAGGATTGCAGCAGATGCAAGCCTACACCGCTGACGAGACGTTCAAGTTCACCCAGGACATGATCACCTCCAATCCGGGCATGGGCGCGATGTTCGTCCAGACCGACGGGCCGACGCTGGGCGCGCTGCGCGCGATCAAGGCGGCGCGGATGGACGGCGACGTGCTGGTCGCGGCCTTCGACGGCATCCCGGAATTCGTCCCGCTTCTCCAGTCGGGCGAGCTCGTCGTGTCGGGCATGCAGCAGCCCTACCTGATGGGCGTCCGCTCGGCCGAAGCGATGGTCGAGCATCTGGGCGGCGGCACCCCCGAGAAGGAGATCACCGTGCCGATCCTGATCGTGACCTCGGAGAACATCGAAGAGATGCTTCCGACGATCAAGGAAACGGTCTTCGCCAACGAGATCGAGTGA
- a CDS encoding ATP-binding protein, giving the protein MPSPTPTLHMLCGKIASGKSTLANTLAAHPDTVRLSEDDWLHALYGEEMHTLADYVRCAAKLRAAIGPHVADLLRAGLSVVLDFQANTVEARSWMRSIIDASGSAHALHVMTTSDATCLARLRARNESGDHPFAATEAQFHRTSARYVPPAPEEGFDIVLHEADEG; this is encoded by the coding sequence ATGCCGTCCCCCACCCCGACCCTTCACATGCTCTGCGGCAAGATCGCTTCGGGCAAGTCCACCCTCGCCAACACGCTGGCCGCCCATCCGGATACGGTGCGCCTATCCGAGGACGACTGGCTCCACGCGCTCTATGGCGAGGAGATGCACACCCTCGCCGATTACGTCCGATGCGCGGCCAAGCTGCGCGCCGCGATCGGCCCGCATGTCGCGGACCTGCTTCGCGCGGGACTGTCAGTCGTGCTCGACTTTCAGGCGAACACGGTCGAGGCCCGCAGCTGGATGCGGTCGATCATCGACGCCAGCGGGTCGGCCCACGCGCTCCACGTGATGACCACATCCGACGCGACCTGCCTGGCCCGCCTGCGCGCGCGCAACGAAAGCGGCGACCATCCCTTTGCCGCGACCGAAGCGCAATTCCACCGCACGTCCGCGCGTTATGTTCCGCCCGCGCCGGAGGAAGGGTTCGACATCGTGTTGCACGAGGCCGACGAGGGCTGA
- a CDS encoding DUF4345 domain-containing protein, whose amino-acid sequence MTLFQTLALGTAGIVATAIGAALTMAPAAFLAGSGIVVGPDPALLSELRAPGAGLAVLGLVMLSGLRDAAMRPTALVAAAIVYVGYPLGRLVGIAIDGLPPAEILAALTAEIAIALWLALAFLPRRTRRVA is encoded by the coding sequence ATGACCCTGTTTCAGACCCTCGCCCTCGGGACCGCCGGCATCGTCGCCACTGCGATCGGTGCGGCGCTGACGATGGCGCCCGCGGCCTTTCTCGCGGGCTCCGGCATCGTCGTCGGCCCGGATCCCGCCCTCCTGAGCGAGCTTCGCGCGCCCGGTGCGGGCCTCGCCGTGCTGGGCCTCGTGATGCTTTCGGGCCTGCGGGATGCCGCGATGCGGCCCACCGCGCTTGTCGCGGCCGCCATCGTCTATGTCGGCTATCCGCTCGGGCGGCTGGTCGGCATCGCCATCGACGGGCTGCCACCGGCCGAGATCCTCGCCGCCCTGACCGCCGAGATTGCCATCGCGCTCTGGTTAGCCCTGGCCTTCCTGCCTCGCCGCACGCGCCGCGTGGCCTGA
- a CDS encoding DUF1772 domain-containing protein, translating to MPLNERLAGMDMSGPDARDWWATVYGPRWTRLNTVRTVACLAAAWLLLGALAQTGQ from the coding sequence GTGCCGCTGAACGAACGGCTGGCCGGGATGGACATGTCCGGGCCAGACGCGCGGGACTGGTGGGCGACCGTCTACGGGCCCCGCTGGACCCGCCTCAACACCGTCCGCACGGTCGCGTGCCTCGCTGCCGCGTGGCTTCTTCTCGGCGCGCTCGCCCAGACCGGCCAGTGA
- a CDS encoding FadR/GntR family transcriptional regulator: MDAHPLLAADGTGLGHLPRRSMKDAIAEKLATLIGSGALSVGDPLPAERELAAAMGVSRETIRGAFLILSTRGILSVVQGARTTVASDDVGDLGLAAMPQSQVTAYGLDDVHDARLLVEARVARLAVETMQADDLARLDALIDAQDGARDDPVRYLILDREFHTIIYRACGNAVLSDIAATLYSYLLGHRRRAVARPGAIDRSIADHRTILDALGARDGDALAHAFGVHERRIYETTRQLLGETGRNDQHGGDTT, encoded by the coding sequence ATGGATGCCCACCCCCTGCTGGCGGCGGACGGGACCGGTCTGGGCCATCTGCCCCGGCGGTCCATGAAGGATGCCATCGCTGAAAAGCTCGCGACGCTGATCGGGTCGGGCGCGCTTTCGGTGGGCGACCCGCTGCCCGCCGAGCGTGAACTGGCCGCTGCCATGGGCGTCAGCCGCGAGACGATCCGGGGCGCGTTCCTCATCCTGTCGACGCGCGGGATATTGTCGGTGGTTCAGGGCGCGCGCACCACCGTGGCTTCGGACGATGTGGGCGATCTGGGCCTCGCCGCCATGCCGCAGTCGCAGGTGACGGCCTACGGGCTCGACGACGTGCATGACGCCCGGCTCTTGGTCGAGGCGCGCGTCGCCCGGCTGGCGGTCGAGACGATGCAGGCGGACGACCTGGCACGACTGGACGCGCTGATCGACGCGCAGGACGGCGCGCGTGACGACCCGGTCCGCTACCTGATCCTCGACCGCGAGTTCCACACGATCATCTACCGCGCCTGCGGCAACGCCGTCCTCTCGGATATCGCCGCCACGCTCTATTCCTACCTGCTCGGCCATCGTCGCCGGGCCGTCGCCCGACCGGGCGCCATCGATCGCAGCATCGCCGATCATCGCACGATCCTGGACGCCCTCGGCGCCCGCGACGGCGATGCCCTGGCCCACGCATTCGGCGTCCACGAACGCCGGATCTACGAGACGACCCGCCAGCTTCTGGGCGAGACGGGTCGCAACGATCAACACGGAGGAGACACCACATGA
- a CDS encoding NmrA family transcriptional regulator: protein MTDPRPTLIIGATGKTGRRIAERLETAGVSVRRGARSSETPFDWEDRATWAPALDGARAAYISYFPDLAFPGAVEAVGALAETARGAGVERLVLLSGRGEHHARMGEEAVLAAGVPTTRLRCAWFAQNFSEGYLRDPILSGVLPMPGGDVVEPILDVEDIAEVAAKALRYDGTDSRFYELTGPRCMSFADMADTLTRATGRPIRHVPITFEDFHEGLAQGAGAYVADVFTAIARETLDGRNAQVSDGVQRALGRPATDFADYAARAARAGAWSPVAA from the coding sequence ATGACCGATCCCCGACCCACCCTGATCATCGGCGCCACCGGCAAGACCGGCCGTCGTATCGCCGAACGCCTCGAGACCGCGGGCGTGTCCGTGCGCCGTGGCGCGCGCAGCAGCGAGACCCCGTTCGACTGGGAGGATCGCGCGACCTGGGCGCCGGCCCTCGACGGCGCGCGCGCGGCCTATATCAGCTATTTCCCGGATCTCGCCTTTCCCGGCGCCGTGGAGGCCGTGGGCGCGCTGGCGGAAACGGCGCGGGGGGCGGGTGTCGAGCGCCTCGTCCTTCTCTCGGGGCGCGGTGAGCATCATGCCCGGATGGGCGAAGAGGCCGTGCTCGCGGCGGGCGTGCCGACGACGCGCCTGCGCTGTGCGTGGTTCGCGCAGAACTTCTCCGAAGGGTATCTGCGCGATCCGATCCTTTCGGGCGTGCTGCCGATGCCCGGCGGAGACGTGGTCGAGCCGATCCTCGACGTCGAGGACATCGCCGAGGTGGCCGCGAAAGCGCTGAGATATGATGGCACCGACAGTCGCTTCTACGAGCTGACCGGCCCGCGCTGCATGAGCTTCGCGGACATGGCCGACACGCTCACGCGCGCCACGGGTCGGCCGATCCGCCACGTCCCCATCACCTTCGAAGACTTCCACGAGGGGCTGGCCCAAGGCGCGGGCGCCTACGTGGCCGACGTGTTCACGGCCATCGCGCGCGAGACGCTGGACGGGCGCAACGCGCAGGTCAGCGACGGCGTGCAGCGCGCGCTGGGGCGACCCGCCACCGACTTCGCCGATTACGCGGCCCGTGCCGCGCGCGCCGGCGCTTGGTCGCCCGTCGCCGCCTGA
- a CDS encoding FadR/GntR family transcriptional regulator, which translates to MGQVRRLPPENTKALMGQVSRQSVREAIAEKLAALISSGVLAVGDELPGERELATSLSVSRETIRGAIAILAAHGILRVAHGARTSVAKSDVSAVLAGASTIDWSGPYDLESVHAARVLIERRIAALSAARMAPETLTALRASIDAQTECDGDPVRFLLCDRDFHAILYRAAGNEVFADMAMSLYNHLLDHRRRIVARPGAVAQSIADHRAILDALVAGDADAAVAAVETHATRIYETTRAFLDGRGARAN; encoded by the coding sequence ATGGGTCAGGTTCGACGCTTGCCGCCGGAGAACACCAAGGCGCTGATGGGGCAGGTCTCGCGCCAGTCGGTGCGGGAGGCCATTGCCGAAAAGCTGGCGGCGTTGATCTCGTCGGGCGTACTTGCCGTCGGCGACGAGCTTCCCGGCGAGCGCGAGCTTGCGACGTCGCTCTCGGTCAGTCGCGAAACCATCCGCGGCGCCATCGCGATCCTCGCGGCGCATGGCATCCTGCGCGTGGCTCATGGCGCGCGGACCAGTGTCGCCAAATCCGACGTGTCCGCCGTCCTCGCCGGGGCGTCGACCATCGATTGGAGCGGGCCCTACGATCTTGAAAGCGTCCACGCCGCGCGCGTGCTGATCGAACGCCGGATCGCTGCCTTGTCCGCCGCGCGCATGGCGCCCGAAACGCTGACCGCGCTCCGCGCCTCGATCGACGCGCAGACGGAATGCGACGGCGATCCCGTGCGGTTCCTTTTGTGCGATCGGGATTTCCACGCGATTCTCTATCGCGCGGCGGGGAATGAGGTCTTCGCGGACATGGCGATGTCGCTCTACAACCACCTGCTCGACCACCGGCGCCGCATCGTTGCGCGCCCGGGAGCCGTGGCCCAGAGCATCGCCGATCACCGCGCGATCCTCGACGCTCTCGTGGCCGGGGATGCCGATGCGGCGGTTGCGGCGGTCGAGACCCACGCGACCCGCATCTACGAGACGACCCGCGCCTTTCTCGACGGTCGGGGCGCGCGGGCGAACTGA
- a CDS encoding AraC family transcriptional regulator yields MGSVTSLYLRKVVAAVGGTGGPAYLRAVGLDPDAQADVATMIADTAYYDLLERIAHDLPDATDMALRVGATMRCDDYGAFGLAWKTAPTLRDSFRRAARYWRVLTSVAEFEVRPEGPGAWFMLHRAGARRLGLRLSNEATLASALTIMREVAPGAVQPLEVHLRHPAPRASAPHAGWFGGPVTWDSDRDGLLLSGELIDRPNRLGDAGLSAYLDAQLDAALDRVRGAGDDLPSAVRRAVERSLSDGVPELARIAAAMGRSERALQRALAAEGMSFRALVDHVRQDLAEGLLVNSDYALAEIAFLAGFSEQSALTRAFRRWRGEPPAAFRAARRGG; encoded by the coding sequence ATGGGCTCCGTGACGTCGCTCTACCTGCGCAAGGTCGTCGCCGCCGTGGGCGGAACGGGCGGGCCCGCCTACCTGCGCGCCGTTGGGCTCGATCCCGATGCGCAGGCCGACGTCGCCACGATGATCGCGGACACCGCCTATTACGACCTGCTTGAACGGATCGCCCATGACCTGCCGGATGCGACCGACATGGCGCTGCGCGTCGGGGCGACGATGCGCTGCGACGACTACGGTGCGTTCGGGCTGGCCTGGAAGACGGCGCCGACCCTGCGCGACAGCTTTCGCCGGGCGGCCCGCTACTGGCGGGTGCTGACCTCGGTCGCTGAGTTCGAGGTCCGCCCCGAAGGTCCGGGCGCCTGGTTCATGCTGCACCGCGCGGGCGCACGGCGACTGGGGCTCCGGCTCTCGAACGAGGCCACGCTCGCCTCGGCGCTGACGATCATGCGCGAGGTGGCCCCCGGCGCGGTGCAACCGCTCGAGGTGCATCTCCGCCATCCCGCGCCAAGGGCGTCCGCGCCCCATGCAGGCTGGTTCGGCGGCCCGGTGACGTGGGACAGCGATCGCGATGGGCTGCTGCTCTCGGGCGAGTTGATCGACCGACCCAACCGGCTGGGGGATGCGGGGCTCTCAGCCTATCTCGACGCGCAGCTCGACGCGGCGCTCGACCGGGTGCGCGGCGCGGGCGACGACCTTCCTTCTGCCGTGCGGCGCGCCGTCGAGCGGTCGCTGAGCGATGGCGTCCCCGAGCTGGCGCGCATCGCCGCCGCGATGGGCCGGTCGGAACGGGCGCTGCAGCGTGCGCTGGCCGCCGAAGGCATGTCGTTCCGCGCGCTGGTCGACCACGTACGCCAGGATCTGGCCGAGGGGTTGCTGGTCAATTCGGACTACGCGCTGGCCGAGATCGCCTTCCTTGCCGGGTTTTCCGAGCAGAGCGCCCTGACCCGCGCCTTCCGGCGCTGGCGCGGTGAACCCCCTGCGGCCTTTCGCGCGGCACGGCGGGGAGGCTGA
- a CDS encoding alpha/beta fold hydrolase produces the protein MKAIRCAALAASLAVSPAFAQDASYPEPERGTYVIENFEFETGEVLPEMNVSYLTIGDPANPPVLITHGTTGQAESMLGDAFAGNLYGPGQPLDASKYYLILVDAIGAGQSSKPSDGLRADFPEQTLMDMVNAQKMLLEDHMGIDRLHVKIGFSMGGMLTWTWLTEYPDFMDGGVPIASLPGPMAGRNWMMRRMVIDAVRDDPAWMEGNYEEQPPMLRYMSAWFGIATSNGNLRLQEIGATRVDADAFVDERKAQQKVGDANDVMYMWNASRNFDPTPKLGEITADVLVLLSQDDERNPVELPMLEENMAKIPNAEVYIVPEDAETRGHGTTYNASYYADVLAEFMAGLPNAPE, from the coding sequence ATGAAAGCCATCCGTTGCGCGGCCCTCGCCGCCAGCCTCGCCGTCTCGCCGGCCTTCGCGCAGGACGCGAGCTACCCCGAGCCCGAACGCGGGACCTACGTCATCGAGAATTTCGAGTTCGAGACCGGCGAGGTGCTGCCGGAGATGAATGTCAGCTATCTGACCATCGGCGACCCGGCGAACCCGCCGGTGCTGATCACCCATGGCACGACCGGTCAGGCCGAGAGCATGTTGGGCGATGCCTTCGCAGGCAATCTTTACGGGCCGGGCCAGCCGCTCGACGCGTCGAAATACTACCTGATCCTCGTCGATGCGATCGGCGCGGGGCAGTCGTCGAAGCCGTCCGACGGCCTGCGCGCGGATTTCCCAGAGCAGACGCTCATGGACATGGTCAACGCCCAGAAGATGCTGCTTGAAGATCACATGGGCATCGACCGGCTGCACGTGAAAATCGGCTTCTCGATGGGCGGCATGCTGACCTGGACCTGGCTGACGGAATACCCCGACTTCATGGATGGCGGCGTGCCCATCGCCTCGCTGCCGGGGCCGATGGCGGGCCGTAACTGGATGATGCGCCGGATGGTGATCGATGCCGTGCGCGACGACCCCGCCTGGATGGAGGGCAATTACGAGGAGCAGCCCCCCATGCTGCGCTACATGTCGGCCTGGTTCGGCATCGCGACCTCGAACGGCAACCTCCGCCTGCAGGAGATCGGGGCCACCCGCGTCGACGCCGATGCCTTCGTGGACGAGCGGAAGGCGCAGCAGAAGGTCGGCGACGCCAATGACGTGATGTACATGTGGAACGCGTCGCGGAACTTCGACCCGACCCCGAAGCTGGGCGAGATCACCGCAGATGTCCTCGTGCTCCTGTCGCAGGACGACGAGCGCAATCCCGTCGAGCTGCCGATGCTCGAGGAGAACATGGCCAAGATCCCCAATGCCGAGGTCTATATCGTGCCCGAGGATGCCGAGACGCGCGGCCACGGCACGACCTACAACGCGAGCTACTACGCGGATGTGCTGGCCGAGTTCATGGCTGGGCTGCCCAACGCGCCCGAGTGA